One stretch of Burkholderia pyrrocinia DNA includes these proteins:
- a CDS encoding DUF2322 family protein: MIQATPVFKDNLAQLPAIDGIARIDLVGANGDVVASIENQPGKQGSLAVYHYLKQAFGALDAKAAEHGLAVFAEHTADARNRPGAHPNVDRLLAIVAGGEALRIDVVAKG, from the coding sequence GTGATTCAAGCTACCCCAGTATTCAAGGACAACCTCGCGCAATTGCCGGCCATCGACGGCATCGCGCGCATCGATCTCGTCGGCGCGAACGGCGACGTGGTCGCCAGCATCGAGAACCAGCCCGGCAAGCAGGGTTCGCTCGCTGTGTACCACTACCTGAAGCAGGCGTTCGGCGCGCTCGACGCGAAGGCTGCCGAGCACGGCCTCGCCGTGTTCGCGGAGCACACCGCCGACGCACGCAACCGCCCCGGCGCGCACCCGAACGTCGATCGACTGCTCGCGATCGTCGCCGGCGGCGAAGCGCTGCGCATCGACGTCGTCGCAAAGGGCTGA
- a CDS encoding flavin reductase family protein, whose amino-acid sequence MNVPHRVTEPNILYFGTPVVLVSTLNPDGTANLAPISSAFWLGWRGVIGIAASSQTTRNLLRTGECVLNLPSSAQAHAVDRIARTTGTYPVPDGKRARGYVYEPDKFGTAGLTEAASQTVSPPRALECPVHLEAVVAAAHGLADETPDLRGKITLFELRIQRVHVHPDLLMDGHQDRIDPDKWSPLIMSFQKFYGLAPQQVHASRLAEIPERAYRSPDIERSRNAGAPAAPAGAPQPIG is encoded by the coding sequence ATGAACGTTCCGCATCGCGTCACCGAACCGAACATCCTCTATTTCGGCACGCCCGTCGTGCTGGTCAGCACGCTGAACCCGGACGGCACAGCAAATCTTGCGCCGATCTCGTCTGCGTTCTGGCTCGGCTGGCGCGGCGTGATCGGCATCGCCGCCAGCTCGCAGACCACCCGCAACCTGCTGCGCACCGGCGAATGCGTGCTGAACCTGCCGTCGTCGGCACAGGCGCACGCGGTCGACCGGATCGCGCGCACGACGGGCACGTATCCGGTGCCCGACGGCAAGCGGGCCAGGGGTTATGTATACGAACCCGACAAGTTCGGCACGGCCGGGCTCACCGAGGCGGCCTCGCAAACCGTGTCGCCGCCGCGCGCGCTCGAATGCCCGGTTCACCTGGAAGCGGTCGTCGCGGCCGCGCACGGCCTCGCCGATGAAACGCCCGACCTGCGCGGCAAGATCACGCTGTTCGAGCTGCGCATCCAGCGCGTGCACGTGCATCCCGACCTGCTGATGGACGGCCATCAAGACCGCATCGATCCGGACAAATGGTCGCCGCTGATAATGAGTTTCCAGAAGTTCTACGGCCTCGCGCCGCAGCAAGTGCACGCGTCGCGGCTCGCCGAGATTCCCGAGCGCGCATATCGCAGCCCCGACATCGAGCGCTCGCGCAACGCAGGCGCGCCGGCCGCGCCGGCCGGTGCGCCGCAGCCGATCGGATAA